GTAAGGTGGTGTTCGGTAATAACTTGGTGGTTCTATTTTTGTTACAAATCACGCGGTTAAATTTTTTACTCTGTTGTGGACGAGGCTAGGAATCCCGCCGTGCCACTAAGTCGCTGGGATTCGTAGCCTCGTCCACTACCTCCAAAGCGGGCCGACCTACGCCCATTCCGGTAAAGCTCTAGCGGAACGGCCCAAACGCCACCGGAGGGTTCGTGTCTTTCTGGAAACATTTTGAAGTGACGAAGTTAATTCCGAACGGTTCCTAAAGAACCATCGAATTTGGCACCAACCCTGTGGGGTTTACTAGTTGCAACCGGGCGGCTCGCGCCGTACCGCTACGAAAAATTGAACAGGTTGTCTGCTAAACCTCTCCACCAAGTTCGAGGACCGCTGTTTCAGCAGCAAGCGCATAGGCCGGAGGCCGAAACATGACCTGCCGTTGGTGTGAGCCAACGGTTTGAGGACGACCTGCCGTCGCGAGGCCGGAGGCCGACACACTGACGGCAGAGTGTGTCGCCCGCTGGGCGATGTTTTCCCACCTCCGCTATCCGGTGGCTGACGCCACCGGCAGAGGATGTGTCGGCCTCCGGCCTTTAATCAATGCCACGAAATCAGCAGTCTCTTTGTCGGTGGAGAGGTGGCAGACGGCAAACGCACGCACGACCAGACCCGTTCCACTGTTTTGACGGCCAAAGCGAGGACAACAGGGATTCGTCGCCTCATCCACTACCGGGAAAACGACGGGTAGCAAGGCGGATGGGCGTTAGCGATTACAGACTGCTGCTGGTCGCGTGCTCATGCAGTCGGTTGGTTTGGTAGGCTTCGATCAGCCGCTCGAGCATCTCGATCCGATAACGAATCCGCTGGCCGCGTTCGGTATCACGGGTGCACCGTGGTTGATCGAAAACGCGAATTTCTTGAACCGAGGGCACGATGTCGATTCCGTCGCGGATCGCCGCATCGACCGATTCGAAATGATGATGTTCGGCCAACACGATTCGGTTCGGCTCGAGCACCAAGGTGTATCCGTAGTCGCCGTAAGCTTCGGAAAAAGCTCCGTCGATCGTGATCGCTTTGCCACTGCGTTTTAGCGGAGACTCTCCTTCTTCGACCTTGACCGGCACGTGCCCGTTGACGATCAATCCGCCCTCGGTTTCCATCCCAAATTCCGCCAACACCTTGTCGCAAAACTCGGTTTCATGAATCAGCGAGAAGTAGGGGTCTTTGGTCTCGCGATGCGGTTTTTTGTCTGCAATGAAATCACGCTCGAGCGTCGCGATCCGGTCCTTCCCAAACAACGGTGACCGCGGCCCGCTCCAAAGGTACCAGAGGAAATCAAGATCCTCTTGGGCCGATTTTTCGACCGCACGACGGACCACTTTTTCGATCCCTTCAAACAATTGGCGTCCCGCCAGCGGTTGACCGTCGACCATCAGCGGTAAAAACGAACCGTCGGCATCCACCGGTACGCAACCGTGAAAAATCAAACATTCGTCGCGTCTCAAATACATCGACCCGTGTCCGACCATGAACCGCATTTGCTCTTGCAGTTTCTGGCTATCCAAGAACGAGTGTTTCAAACGGGCAAGGCAGTCCGATTCCTCTGAGGTCAATTCATATGGGTTTTCGGGATCCACGGTCGGGAATAGGTTGTCGCGTAGTTCATAGGTGTTTCCGTCAATTTCGATCGTGCCACGACGATAGTCGATTCGGTGCAACAAACGCCGATGGTCCAAGCCCCACTGCGGATTGCGTTGGATCAATTGGCCTTCGAGTTTGAACTGCATCACTGCCGCGGCTTTTTGCATCCGCGCCACCACTTCGTTGGGACGCATGCCCTCTCGTTTGGGCATAAAAAACGTAGCGGGATCGTCGGCATAGACGGTGCGTGCTAGGTGTTCAAGCGGTGTCAGCGGAACGCTATACCCTTCGTCCAATTGTCCAATCCGGCGATATCGCAGCGACACACGAAGCACCGTGCAAATCAACGCCTCGTTACCCAGCGATGCACCGAGCCACAACGCATCGTGGTTCCCCCAAATGAATTCCACATTGGGTTGCCGACGCGAATAGTCCACGACACGATCGCCGCGCGGACCGCGGTCCCAACAATCGCCCCCGATAATCAGTTCGTCGACGGCCAGGTTGCGAATCAAACGCCCAATCAAATGAATCAGATGTAGCGCACGTCCTCGCCGGACCAGTTCATCGAGCATGGCACCGACGAATTCCGGGCCACGATCGGTCGAAGGCGAGTGCAGCATCTCCAACAGCAATTCGCTGTATTCACGCGGAAATAGATTCGACGCTAACCGCAGACTGAAATTGGATACTAAATGACGCAGCAGCTCCAATTGCGACTTTAACATTCGCGCCGCGTACGTTTTCACCTCCTCGGGGCTCTTCAACGTGTGCCGTAGCCGCTCGGTGACTTCCGCTGGATAGAACGTCAGCTTCAGAAACTCTGCCAACTCATCCGCGTCCATCCTTCCCGAAAACATCTCCTCAACCAGCGGGCGAAGCGTTCCCGAGGCGTTATTGATCACATGCTGCAGTTTCTTGTCTTCCCCATGAATGTCGCTGATCACATGCACCGCCCCTTTGGGCAACGTTTGCACGGCCGCAAGCCGCGCCACCTCGGCGATGGCCGCGTCGACATTGGGATACTTCGCCGCAAGCAGTTCCAGACCGGATAGATCCGCTTCGGGACGTTTAAAAGATAATGACGTATTGAGCATGGCAGAGCACGTGTGAAGAAAAGTAGCGAGGCAGCGATCGAAGAGGTCCCTGCAAACTCAGGCCGCAAGCCGCCGGTGCTGCTGAAGCCCATCCCGGGGTGGCAGCATGTTTCAGCCGAGTTTCTCGGGTTTCGTCCCCCCCTTAGTGTAATGGCATGAGCACGCTCGAGGCTAGCGACGACATACCCCTTGCCGAATGAATCTGATCTTATTGGCAGCAGCCATCGGATTCGCGATACGGTTCGAAAACCGACGCGACTTTCGATTCCTGGAGCCGCGGATTAGCTCTGCAATTGCGACACTTCGACTTCGACTTCCATCACCGATTTTGCTTGCCCATGATAGGAACCGGATACAGGCGGAATCCACTCGGG
This genomic stretch from Novipirellula caenicola harbors:
- a CDS encoding fructose-bisphosphatase class III — encoded protein: MLNTSLSFKRPEADLSGLELLAAKYPNVDAAIAEVARLAAVQTLPKGAVHVISDIHGEDKKLQHVINNASGTLRPLVEEMFSGRMDADELAEFLKLTFYPAEVTERLRHTLKSPEEVKTYAARMLKSQLELLRHLVSNFSLRLASNLFPREYSELLLEMLHSPSTDRGPEFVGAMLDELVRRGRALHLIHLIGRLIRNLAVDELIIGGDCWDRGPRGDRVVDYSRRQPNVEFIWGNHDALWLGASLGNEALICTVLRVSLRYRRIGQLDEGYSVPLTPLEHLARTVYADDPATFFMPKREGMRPNEVVARMQKAAAVMQFKLEGQLIQRNPQWGLDHRRLLHRIDYRRGTIEIDGNTYELRDNLFPTVDPENPYELTSEESDCLARLKHSFLDSQKLQEQMRFMVGHGSMYLRRDECLIFHGCVPVDADGSFLPLMVDGQPLAGRQLFEGIEKVVRRAVEKSAQEDLDFLWYLWSGPRSPLFGKDRIATLERDFIADKKPHRETKDPYFSLIHETEFCDKVLAEFGMETEGGLIVNGHVPVKVEEGESPLKRSGKAITIDGAFSEAYGDYGYTLVLEPNRIVLAEHHHFESVDAAIRDGIDIVPSVQEIRVFDQPRCTRDTERGQRIRYRIEMLERLIEAYQTNRLHEHATSSSL